In Stieleria varia, one genomic interval encodes:
- a CDS encoding DUF1015 domain-containing protein — protein sequence MPRIKPFRALRPTPELAAAVASVPYDVVNREEAAALAEGNANSFLHVVRPDIDLPADTNPYADEIYAKAAENLQSFIADNVLQQDDSESVFLYRQIMNGKSQVGVVCCCHVDDYENNLILKHEFTRPAKEDDRTRHVMTLNANAGPVFLTYRDDEKLNAVVDSAITADPIYDFTAVDGVQHTVWKIDACDQYVNALTAVPAFYVADGHHRAASAWRAGKARREANPNHTGDEEYNWFLTVLFPANQLNILAYNRIIKDLNGQTPDQIRQRLSEVGTLEKTDHPVPPSAGSFCIYLDGAWSLLTVPADSIDQTDAINCLDVAILEQRVIRPIFGIDDVRTDPRIDFVGGIRGNKELEKHVDSGNWAFAVSMYPTSIAQLMAVSDAGEVMPPKSTWFEPKLRSGLLVHLLD from the coding sequence ATGCCCCGAATCAAGCCGTTTCGCGCTCTTCGTCCCACCCCCGAATTGGCCGCCGCCGTCGCCAGCGTCCCCTATGACGTTGTCAACCGCGAGGAAGCAGCGGCGCTTGCCGAAGGAAACGCAAACTCCTTTTTGCATGTCGTGCGTCCCGACATCGACTTGCCTGCGGACACCAATCCGTATGCGGACGAGATCTACGCCAAAGCCGCCGAGAACCTGCAGTCTTTCATCGCCGACAACGTGCTGCAACAAGACGACAGCGAATCGGTTTTCTTGTACCGCCAGATCATGAACGGCAAGAGCCAAGTCGGCGTGGTGTGCTGTTGCCACGTCGATGATTACGAAAACAACTTGATCCTCAAGCACGAGTTCACTCGTCCGGCCAAAGAAGACGATCGCACGCGGCACGTCATGACGCTCAACGCCAACGCGGGCCCGGTGTTCTTGACCTATCGCGATGACGAGAAGCTCAACGCGGTGGTCGATTCCGCGATCACCGCCGACCCGATTTACGATTTCACCGCCGTCGATGGCGTCCAACACACCGTTTGGAAAATCGATGCGTGCGACCAGTACGTCAACGCGTTGACTGCGGTGCCCGCGTTCTATGTTGCCGACGGGCACCACCGCGCTGCAAGCGCATGGCGTGCCGGCAAAGCTCGTCGGGAAGCCAATCCGAATCACACCGGCGACGAAGAGTACAACTGGTTTTTGACCGTGCTGTTTCCCGCCAATCAGTTGAACATCTTGGCGTACAACCGAATCATCAAAGACCTCAACGGGCAAACTCCCGATCAGATCCGCCAGCGGTTGAGCGAAGTCGGCACGCTGGAAAAGACCGACCATCCGGTTCCCCCATCGGCGGGCTCGTTCTGTATCTATCTCGATGGTGCTTGGTCGCTGCTGACTGTGCCCGCCGACTCGATCGATCAAACCGACGCGATCAACTGCTTGGACGTCGCCATCTTGGAACAACGCGTCATTCGTCCGATCTTTGGGATCGATGATGTGCGAACCGATCCGCGAATCGATTTCGTCGGCGGAATCCGCGGCAACAAGGAATTGGAAAAACACGTCGACAGCGGCAACTGGGCGTTCGCCGTTTCGATGTACCCCACATCGATCGCACAACTGATGGCGGTATCCGACGCGGGCGAAGTCATGCCGCCCAAGAGCACGTGGTTCGAACCCAAGCTTCGCAGCGGACTGCTGGTTCACCTGCTGGACTGA
- a CDS encoding sugar phosphate isomerase/epimerase family protein: protein MSTRREVLKATLACSAAALTASTLSPSNLWADKPAANTPWLRKTLKVGMIGVKGSLLDKFKVAKEAGFEGVEMNAPGFPVEEAIAAAKESGLIIDGSVGGSHWNVRYTDPDPAVQADAVKRLKQAITETAAVGGETVLVVAGHGKDGTPDEVYTRALKNIGEVIPVAKDNNIQIVIENVWNHFLYDHDGGQDQTVDALAKFVDDFDEPDVVGVQFDIGNHWKYGDIAQWIRTLGPRIMKLDIKGFSRAENKFTKITEGDVDWPAIEKALRDIKFTGWLAAEVGGGDLERLREVSRNMENALHCSQPLVAG from the coding sequence ATGTCCACTCGTCGCGAAGTTCTGAAAGCAACCCTCGCTTGCTCAGCTGCCGCTCTGACCGCATCAACACTGTCCCCATCAAACCTGTGGGCGGACAAGCCTGCTGCCAACACGCCCTGGCTGCGGAAAACGTTGAAGGTCGGGATGATCGGCGTCAAAGGTTCCTTGTTGGACAAATTCAAGGTGGCCAAGGAAGCCGGCTTTGAAGGCGTCGAAATGAACGCACCCGGTTTTCCTGTCGAGGAAGCCATCGCGGCGGCGAAAGAATCCGGGCTGATCATCGACGGCAGCGTCGGCGGATCACACTGGAATGTTCGCTACACCGATCCCGACCCGGCCGTGCAAGCCGATGCGGTGAAACGACTGAAGCAAGCCATCACCGAAACCGCAGCCGTGGGCGGTGAAACCGTCTTGGTCGTCGCAGGGCACGGGAAAGACGGCACGCCGGACGAGGTTTACACCAGGGCACTAAAGAATATCGGCGAAGTCATACCGGTTGCCAAAGACAACAACATCCAGATCGTGATCGAAAACGTTTGGAACCACTTTCTCTACGACCACGACGGCGGCCAAGATCAGACGGTCGACGCATTGGCCAAGTTCGTGGACGATTTTGATGAACCCGATGTCGTCGGCGTGCAATTCGATATCGGTAACCACTGGAAATACGGCGACATCGCGCAGTGGATTCGTACGCTGGGGCCTCGCATCATGAAACTGGACATCAAAGGTTTCTCTCGCGCGGAGAACAAGTTCACCAAGATCACCGAAGGTGATGTGGACTGGCCGGCGATCGAAAAAGCACTCCGCGACATCAAGTTCACAGGTTGGCTGGCTGCCGAAGTCGGCGGAGGAGACCTGGAGCGACTTCGCGAAGTCAGCCGGAACATGGAAAACGCGTTGCACTGCAGCCAACCTCTCGTCGCAGGCTGA
- the rsmH gene encoding 16S rRNA (cytosine(1402)-N(4))-methyltransferase RsmH has protein sequence MTDTCHVSVMPDEIVAWLGEIQPNVIVDGTYGGGGHSQLLLNVVPSTGGHVIGLDRDPAVLRRTESEDLDDRLSVFCGSYEKTPQALEALGLSHADGMVLDLGLSSDQLADRDRGFSFQNDGPLDLRFDPENGVPADEWLQRNSEKDIADAIYQFGEERFSRRIAREIVARARERSPVRTVNELVEICRRCVPRSKNHDIHPATRTFQALRIAVNDELAILQRTLADAPNWIAPGGRIAVISFHSLEDRIVKQQFRDDERWEILTRKPLRPSDVEVANNPRSRSAKLRVAQVRAM, from the coding sequence GTGACCGATACCTGCCATGTTTCCGTCATGCCCGATGAGATCGTTGCTTGGTTGGGCGAAATCCAACCAAACGTGATCGTTGACGGAACCTACGGCGGCGGAGGTCACTCCCAACTGCTGCTCAACGTGGTTCCCAGCACAGGCGGACACGTCATCGGTCTGGATCGCGATCCAGCCGTGCTGAGACGCACCGAGAGCGAAGACCTGGATGATCGGCTGTCCGTGTTCTGTGGCAGCTACGAAAAAACCCCGCAAGCGCTCGAGGCCCTGGGGCTGTCGCACGCCGATGGTATGGTGTTGGATCTTGGGTTGTCCAGCGATCAACTCGCCGATCGCGATCGCGGTTTCAGTTTCCAAAACGACGGACCGCTCGATCTGCGATTTGATCCCGAGAACGGTGTGCCTGCAGATGAATGGTTGCAACGCAACAGCGAGAAGGACATCGCTGATGCGATCTATCAATTCGGCGAAGAAAGGTTCAGCCGCCGGATCGCGCGCGAGATCGTCGCCCGTGCCCGAGAACGAAGCCCCGTTCGCACCGTCAATGAACTCGTCGAAATCTGCCGACGTTGCGTACCCCGCAGCAAGAACCACGACATCCATCCCGCCACGCGAACCTTTCAAGCCTTGCGGATCGCTGTGAACGATGAACTGGCGATCTTGCAACGCACTCTCGCGGACGCGCCCAACTGGATCGCACCGGGAGGACGCATCGCGGTGATCAGTTTTCATTCACTGGAAGACCGCATCGTGAAGCAACAGTTTCGCGACGATGAGCGATGGGAGATCCTGACTCGCAAACCGTTGCGACCATCGGATGTCGAAGTCGCAAACAATCCAAGAAGCCGCAGTGCTAAGCTGCGAGTGGCGCAAGTCCGCGCGATGTAA
- a CDS encoding rhamnulokinase, with product MTQPSDSPGPSKETVLPKAGSDTNVYLAVDLGASSGRVIGAQVVAGKLELTEVHRFANEPVHIQDSYQWDVHGLWREILTGLRMAGQQFTGIASVGVDTWGVDYVLLNRQDQFAGPVRHYRDERKNGIMERVFQTCPRDEIFAATGLQFMEINSLFQLCSAVECGDPALEIAESFLMMGDFFHWLLTGVKSLEATNASTTQMLDPRDQTWSVGLMQRCNIPQKLFCEVTVPGTKLGMIQPSVVAETGLADVPVYVPATHDTGSAVVAVPAGEFAPQRPDWCYISSGTWSLMGCELAEPKINEMCAEMNFTNEGGVYGSTRLLQNIGGLWLFQQLRRSMQRRAVERDWAEMVSMAESAQPFGILLDPDDSAFAAPTDMLDAMKEFAERTGQAAVDDEAVWYRASLEGLAIRYRVCLADLEKLVGGRIDTIHVVGGGANNEMLCQMTADACNRTVIAGPVEATAIGNVIMQMIGVGEIESVDAGRRLVQESFDVKTYRPQSPANWDTPSAKWCELTGR from the coding sequence ATGACCCAGCCGTCCGATTCCCCAGGCCCCTCGAAAGAAACTGTCCTCCCGAAAGCGGGCTCCGATACCAATGTCTACTTGGCCGTCGACTTAGGTGCCTCCAGCGGCCGCGTGATCGGTGCTCAGGTCGTTGCAGGAAAACTGGAGCTGACCGAGGTGCATCGGTTCGCGAACGAGCCCGTCCACATCCAGGACTCCTACCAGTGGGACGTCCACGGGTTGTGGCGTGAGATCCTGACGGGGCTGCGAATGGCCGGGCAACAGTTCACCGGCATCGCATCGGTCGGCGTCGATACGTGGGGTGTCGACTATGTTTTGCTCAATCGTCAGGACCAGTTCGCCGGTCCGGTGCGACACTACCGCGACGAACGCAAGAACGGGATCATGGAACGGGTTTTTCAAACCTGCCCGCGTGATGAGATCTTTGCCGCGACAGGACTCCAGTTCATGGAGATTAACTCGCTGTTTCAGTTGTGCAGCGCAGTCGAGTGCGGTGACCCTGCACTGGAGATCGCCGAATCGTTCTTGATGATGGGCGATTTCTTTCACTGGTTGCTGACGGGCGTGAAAAGTTTAGAAGCGACCAATGCGTCCACGACGCAGATGCTGGATCCTCGCGATCAGACGTGGTCGGTCGGCTTGATGCAGCGTTGCAACATCCCGCAAAAACTGTTTTGCGAAGTCACCGTGCCGGGTACCAAACTCGGCATGATCCAGCCATCGGTGGTGGCCGAGACCGGATTGGCAGACGTGCCCGTTTACGTCCCCGCGACACACGACACGGGGTCGGCTGTTGTCGCAGTTCCGGCTGGCGAATTTGCCCCGCAACGTCCCGATTGGTGCTACATCAGTTCGGGCACATGGTCGCTGATGGGCTGTGAATTGGCAGAGCCAAAGATCAACGAGATGTGCGCCGAAATGAATTTCACCAACGAAGGTGGCGTGTACGGCAGCACCCGCTTGCTGCAGAACATCGGCGGACTGTGGTTGTTCCAACAACTGCGTCGCTCGATGCAGCGACGTGCAGTCGAGCGTGATTGGGCGGAGATGGTTTCCATGGCGGAATCGGCACAGCCGTTCGGGATCTTGCTGGATCCAGACGACTCCGCGTTTGCAGCGCCTACCGACATGCTGGACGCGATGAAAGAATTTGCGGAGCGAACCGGTCAGGCAGCCGTCGATGACGAAGCCGTGTGGTACCGGGCGTCGCTGGAGGGTTTGGCGATCCGCTACCGCGTGTGCTTGGCCGATCTGGAAAAGCTGGTCGGGGGACGCATCGACACCATTCACGTCGTCGGTGGAGGTGCCAACAACGAGATGTTGTGCCAAATGACCGCCGACGCGTGTAACCGAACCGTTATCGCTGGTCCGGTCGAAGCCACGGCGATTGGAAACGTGATCATGCAAATGATTGGTGTCGGCGAAATCGAATCGGTGGACGCGGGACGACGGCTCGTCCAAGAAAGCTTTGACGTCAAAACCTACCGCCCGCAATCACCAGCCAACTGGGACACGCCGTCAGCAAAATGGTGCGAATTGACGGGCCGATAG
- a CDS encoding 5-formyltetrahydrofolate cyclo-ligase has protein sequence MTTDQLAQRKTEIRTTAHAARRAQENKDELSKAITDRLMALPEYQAAHCVMWYIDVRAEARTRHVLPEVIASDKKIVIPYCVDGELELFHLESMDELETGMYSILEPREDLRGVAEKNVPVSELDLIVVPGVGFDSHGGRTGHGKGYYDKCLENARPDAPLIAMAFECQMFDEIPMQDHDIYMDKVVTEKAVYEGRGRN, from the coding sequence ATGACGACGGATCAGTTAGCACAGCGTAAAACCGAGATTCGAACGACCGCTCATGCTGCTCGTCGGGCGCAGGAGAACAAGGATGAATTGAGCAAGGCAATCACAGACCGCCTGATGGCGTTGCCCGAGTATCAAGCCGCCCATTGTGTGATGTGGTACATCGACGTGCGTGCAGAGGCCAGGACACGCCATGTTTTGCCCGAGGTCATTGCAAGCGACAAGAAGATTGTGATCCCCTACTGCGTCGACGGTGAGCTGGAGCTGTTTCACCTGGAGTCGATGGACGAGCTGGAGACCGGGATGTACTCGATCCTGGAGCCCCGTGAGGACTTGCGCGGCGTTGCGGAAAAGAACGTGCCGGTTTCGGAGCTGGATTTGATCGTTGTGCCCGGCGTAGGTTTCGACTCACATGGCGGCCGCACGGGTCACGGCAAAGGCTACTATGACAAGTGTCTGGAGAACGCTCGTCCGGATGCGCCCTTGATCGCGATGGCGTTTGAGTGCCAAATGTTTGACGAGATCCCGATGCAGGATCACGACATCTACATGGACAAAGTCGTCACCGAGAAAGCCGTTTACGAAGGCCGCGGCCGAAACTGA
- a CDS encoding DUF3592 domain-containing protein, with translation MPNHSDLANDLSDLFAQNVHVNDLKQRSVDDVSILIINVSYLQSDSSPMKTVRQTIVFLHDDQINLPQFALWPHFTGITGKIFTSLSRMVDLDFDDSPEFSRAYHLFAWNEVAVRKLFTHGLRNRLSADSRWSMRAKGNRIAIFFQNELIEPEQMASFVTDATRILKLVLAGEAELDEHPEIRRDSNLQDLASTASKMGGIQGYAIQQTIKKYAVTGDEIDAFLETSTPRTEIPVGLWRQVAGDNFALILLGIFFVILAIIVPLVVVAFSDARDRWLAIPFAVLFPLIGGLILFLTLRHNRRKNRLLRNGTLVSGTITDVRRTSTEVNGAARYHVTMKYDWVGKEVSIRENLYSGIEKAQTMQESGDPIRLLVDPDDPKQVICIDLLLVTSPNPLA, from the coding sequence ATGCCAAACCACAGTGATCTCGCCAACGATCTTTCCGATCTCTTTGCTCAGAACGTTCACGTCAACGATCTGAAACAGCGGAGCGTCGATGATGTGTCGATTTTGATCATCAACGTCAGCTATTTGCAATCCGATTCATCGCCAATGAAAACGGTGCGGCAAACGATCGTGTTCCTTCACGATGATCAAATCAACTTGCCCCAGTTCGCGCTGTGGCCGCACTTCACTGGGATCACCGGCAAGATTTTTACGTCCCTGAGCAGAATGGTCGACTTGGACTTTGACGACTCGCCGGAGTTTTCCAGAGCGTATCACTTGTTCGCCTGGAACGAAGTTGCGGTTCGCAAGTTGTTCACGCACGGACTGCGGAACCGATTGTCAGCCGATTCGCGATGGAGCATGCGGGCAAAAGGAAACCGGATTGCGATCTTTTTCCAGAATGAATTGATCGAACCTGAGCAGATGGCGTCATTCGTCACCGATGCGACTCGAATACTGAAACTGGTTCTGGCAGGCGAAGCAGAACTGGATGAACACCCTGAGATTCGACGCGACTCGAATCTGCAGGATCTCGCCTCCACCGCGAGCAAGATGGGAGGAATCCAAGGGTACGCGATTCAGCAAACGATCAAGAAGTACGCCGTCACTGGCGACGAAATCGACGCCTTTTTGGAAACCTCGACGCCTCGCACAGAGATCCCCGTTGGACTTTGGCGGCAAGTTGCCGGTGACAACTTTGCGTTGATTCTCTTGGGAATCTTTTTCGTGATCTTGGCCATCATCGTACCGCTGGTCGTCGTCGCGTTTTCGGATGCACGCGATCGTTGGCTTGCCATTCCCTTTGCGGTGCTGTTTCCGCTGATCGGTGGATTGATTCTTTTCCTGACACTGAGACACAATCGCCGCAAGAACCGTCTCTTGCGAAACGGGACCTTGGTCTCCGGCACCATCACGGACGTCCGACGCACGAGCACGGAAGTCAACGGGGCCGCGCGATATCACGTTACAATGAAGTACGATTGGGTGGGAAAGGAGGTCTCGATTCGCGAGAATCTGTACTCTGGGATTGAGAAGGCGCAAACGATGCAAGAATCGGGCGATCCGATTCGATTGTTGGTCGACCCAGACGATCCAAAACAAGTGATCTGCATCGATCTCCTGCTGGTCACGTCACCCAATCCATTAGCGTAG
- a CDS encoding RluA family pseudouridine synthase, with amino-acid sequence MFRDFVVTQAGDGQRIDLFLTQACDGYSRTQIRAAVQNDGATIDGRIVRPSFRLRAGQQLRFRVPDEMTDDVVPENIALDILYEDDGLVVVNKPAGMVVHPARGNWTGTLTSALAHRFQSLSDIGGPTRPGIVHRLDRDTSGVIVVAKTNATHIHLADQFHDRHVEKEYFAITMGPIDRDRDVIDMPIGRHPYQRDKMAIREGHETSKPASTFYEVIRRCGRFTQVRVRPKTGRTHQIRVHLSHIGTPILCDRLYAGHSVVPRWMLLGESQSAAKSDIVLSRQALHARRLTFSHPQTGKEMTFEAPIPEDLQRAIDVIEGN; translated from the coding sequence GTGTTTCGTGATTTTGTGGTCACGCAGGCCGGTGACGGGCAACGTATCGATCTGTTCTTGACCCAAGCCTGTGACGGGTACAGCCGAACGCAGATTCGCGCGGCGGTGCAGAACGACGGGGCCACGATCGATGGACGAATCGTCCGCCCCAGTTTTCGCTTGCGAGCCGGCCAGCAGTTGCGGTTCCGCGTCCCGGACGAGATGACCGACGACGTCGTTCCGGAAAACATCGCACTGGACATCCTGTACGAAGACGACGGACTGGTCGTGGTCAACAAGCCCGCCGGAATGGTCGTCCACCCGGCGAGAGGAAATTGGACGGGGACACTGACCAGCGCCCTGGCACATCGCTTTCAGTCGCTTTCGGACATCGGCGGGCCGACGCGGCCGGGGATCGTACACCGACTGGATCGTGACACGAGCGGGGTCATCGTGGTCGCCAAGACCAATGCCACACACATCCACCTCGCCGATCAGTTCCATGATCGTCATGTCGAGAAAGAATACTTTGCGATCACCATGGGGCCGATCGATCGAGATCGGGACGTGATCGACATGCCGATCGGTCGACATCCGTACCAACGGGACAAGATGGCGATCCGCGAAGGACACGAAACGAGCAAGCCGGCGTCCACGTTTTATGAAGTCATCCGGCGTTGCGGTCGTTTCACCCAAGTCCGCGTGCGACCCAAGACCGGCCGCACACACCAGATCCGCGTCCACTTGTCACACATCGGCACCCCGATCCTCTGCGATCGACTCTACGCCGGTCACAGCGTCGTGCCACGCTGGATGCTGCTGGGAGAATCGCAATCGGCGGCGAAGTCCGACATCGTGCTGTCGCGTCAAGCTTTGCATGCCCGCCGATTGACCTTCAGCCACCCGCAGACCGGCAAAGAAATGACCTTTGAAGCTCCGATCCCGGAAGACCTGCAACGGGCCATCGACGTGATCGAAGGCAATTAG
- a CDS encoding tetratricopeptide repeat protein, translating to MNDRQHELEKNLLAEKLAHMNTAIEPYSKVIAVVVGLVIVGGIVLGLRNMSASENRSDSTFQLLMNQPDVAEKFPDTTAAAWAKLNQGNEYLAQGLQAMYSDRDEAVALLDQAKTAFKGAMTSKPDQTLLVSRSHLGLAMVAESLGEFDEAIAQYKEVIATKESKVMVANAEKRIAALENPSTKEFLAWFSEQDFSPADPDLPPSLPDASGLPPMPDMGFPPLSLSSGSDTDAEPAKIEGGLELPADMPDSTKTETETPEADSAKTEKTEPPAKEAVETEAAEEEPVGAEAATETDSTETDSTENADDASSADSAK from the coding sequence ATGAACGATCGCCAACACGAACTGGAAAAGAACCTGCTTGCTGAAAAGCTGGCGCACATGAATACAGCGATCGAACCGTATTCCAAGGTCATTGCAGTGGTCGTTGGGCTGGTGATCGTCGGCGGAATCGTGCTGGGGCTGAGAAACATGAGTGCTTCGGAAAACCGGAGCGATTCGACATTTCAATTGCTGATGAACCAGCCCGATGTGGCTGAAAAATTCCCCGATACGACAGCGGCCGCGTGGGCCAAGCTCAATCAGGGCAACGAGTACCTGGCGCAAGGCCTGCAGGCGATGTACTCCGATCGCGACGAAGCAGTCGCGTTGCTCGATCAAGCCAAGACGGCCTTCAAGGGCGCTATGACCAGCAAGCCCGACCAAACGCTGCTCGTCTCACGCTCCCACCTCGGGCTCGCCATGGTCGCGGAGTCACTCGGGGAGTTCGATGAAGCGATCGCACAGTACAAAGAGGTCATCGCGACGAAAGAGTCCAAGGTGATGGTGGCCAACGCAGAAAAACGGATCGCCGCATTAGAAAACCCGAGCACCAAAGAATTCTTGGCGTGGTTCTCTGAACAAGATTTCTCGCCAGCAGACCCCGACCTGCCACCGTCGCTGCCCGACGCCAGTGGGTTGCCGCCGATGCCCGACATGGGTTTTCCGCCGCTGAGCTTGAGCAGTGGCAGCGACACAGACGCCGAACCTGCGAAAATCGAAGGCGGTTTGGAGTTGCCTGCCGACATGCCAGATTCCACGAAGACCGAAACGGAAACGCCAGAAGCCGATTCGGCTAAGACAGAGAAGACCGAGCCACCTGCTAAAGAAGCGGTAGAAACTGAGGCGGCTGAAGAAGAGCCTGTTGGAGCGGAAGCTGCAACTGAGACTGACTCGACTGAGACTGACTCGACCGAAAATGCTGACGATGCGTCGTCCGCAGATTCGGCGAAGTAG
- a CDS encoding DUF2237 family protein, with amino-acid sequence MAKNVLGGDLETCGTDPMTGFYRDGCCNTGGSDAGLHVICSIMTAEFLKFSKARGNDLTTPNPAYRFPGLQPGDRWCLCAARWKEAYDAGMAPGVVLEATHVSALEFATLEELQEHSVH; translated from the coding sequence ATGGCAAAGAATGTGCTGGGTGGCGATTTGGAGACCTGCGGTACCGACCCGATGACGGGTTTTTACCGCGATGGATGCTGCAATACCGGAGGCAGTGACGCCGGATTGCACGTGATTTGCTCGATCATGACGGCGGAGTTTCTGAAATTCAGTAAGGCTCGGGGCAACGATTTGACAACACCCAACCCCGCCTACCGCTTTCCCGGGTTGCAACCGGGCGACCGTTGGTGCTTGTGCGCCGCTCGCTGGAAAGAGGCTTACGACGCAGGAATGGCCCCAGGAGTCGTGCTGGAAGCGACTCACGTGTCGGCGTTGGAGTTTGCGACCCTGGAAGAGCTGCAGGAGCATTCCGTTCACTGA